A stretch of Paenibacillus mucilaginosus 3016 DNA encodes these proteins:
- a CDS encoding general stress protein: protein MRTKVKLVNGEEAAIRAVQAFRTEGHSLDEIYVLAHDGDKVNELSRLTDANTIGVMEEGVATAFANLFRSRGDQLRAKMESLGISALDAQRYEEELDKGRIMVLVWYDEETGTLDRADAAAPRRPRPEEIVLPPVGGAVMSERR from the coding sequence ATGAGGACCAAAGTGAAATTGGTAAATGGAGAAGAAGCAGCCATCCGGGCCGTACAAGCGTTCCGGACGGAAGGTCATTCTTTGGATGAGATATATGTGCTGGCCCATGACGGGGATAAAGTAAACGAGCTCAGCAGACTTACGGACGCCAACACGATCGGCGTGATGGAGGAGGGCGTGGCCACGGCCTTCGCCAACCTGTTCCGCTCGCGCGGAGACCAGCTGCGGGCGAAAATGGAGTCCCTCGGCATTTCTGCGCTCGATGCGCAGCGGTATGAGGAGGAACTGGACAAGGGCCGCATTATGGTGCTGGTCTGGTACGACGAGGAGACCGGGACGCTGGACCGGGCGGATGCTGCCGCCCCCCGCCGTCCCCGGCCCGAGGAGATCGTCCTGCCGCCTGTCGGCGGTGCGGTAATGAGCGAGAGAAGATAA
- a CDS encoding polysaccharide deacetylase family protein translates to MTKPPASPRSALALPLFGAAALLLSGLYTAYSLYPRPAALTKAETAAPGVSLLQELPTETWEGRAGGDEALPDPDLPRPEPPGPELQGPGLPGLQPSPPVLPSVPEDQPASPAGMKRAALTFDDGPDSRYTPLILDILKAHNVKATFFVVGRQAEKHPEVLRRIAEEGHLIGNHSWDHANLSKLSEAQILADIAAGDEAIRKITGTAPGPFRAPYGAVSPAVRRALETLGRPLVGWTVDTRDWAGTPAEEIRDCVTRGLQPGGIVLMHSFGGRSGSLGNTVEALPSMIEALQGDGYTLVTADEL, encoded by the coding sequence ATGACAAAGCCCCCTGCCTCACCCCGCAGCGCCCTGGCGCTCCCCCTCTTCGGAGCCGCAGCGCTCCTGCTGTCCGGCCTGTATACGGCCTATTCCCTGTACCCCCGGCCGGCGGCCCTGACGAAGGCGGAAACCGCCGCCCCCGGTGTCTCCCTTCTGCAGGAGCTTCCAACCGAAACCTGGGAAGGGAGGGCCGGAGGGGACGAAGCGCTGCCTGATCCGGACCTTCCGCGGCCCGAACCACCAGGCCCTGAGCTGCAAGGCCCCGGGCTCCCCGGCCTGCAGCCGTCCCCTCCCGTCCTGCCGTCCGTGCCGGAAGATCAGCCCGCTTCACCAGCCGGGATGAAGCGGGCCGCCCTGACCTTCGATGACGGACCGGACAGCCGCTATACGCCGCTCATTCTCGATATCCTGAAAGCACACAACGTCAAAGCCACGTTCTTCGTGGTCGGCCGGCAGGCCGAGAAGCATCCGGAGGTGCTGCGCCGCATCGCGGAGGAAGGCCACCTCATCGGGAACCATTCCTGGGATCATGCCAACCTCTCCAAGCTGAGCGAAGCGCAGATCCTGGCGGACATTGCCGCAGGCGACGAGGCCATTCGGAAGATTACCGGCACCGCGCCCGGCCCCTTCCGGGCTCCCTACGGTGCCGTGTCGCCTGCAGTCCGTCGAGCGCTGGAGACCCTGGGGCGCCCGCTGGTCGGCTGGACGGTGGATACGCGGGATTGGGCCGGCACACCGGCGGAGGAGATCCGGGACTGCGTCACCCGGGGGCTGCAGCCCGGCGGGATCGTGCTCATGCACAGCTTCGGAGGGCGCAGCGGCTCCCTGGGCAATACGGTAGAGGCGCTTCCTTCCATGATTGAAGCGCTGCAGGGGGACGGCTATACGCTGGTTACCGCCGATGAGCTGTAA
- a CDS encoding RNA polymerase sigma factor, with translation MEGNMKFEYLKYLSESSDKKAILHDLMTAYGQDVWNYAYSMTRKWDQADDITQEVFLKVYRNLYSFRCESSVKTWLLAITRNMTLDYRKSAFLRRVTLVDYFLPGNTAQASAEDEVMAELALDDMWSLVLELPVKYREVLILFAHHQLSMKEMAEVLGVSEGTVKSRLYHARSKISKLKESRRIGSEG, from the coding sequence TTGGAAGGGAACATGAAATTCGAGTACTTGAAATACTTGTCCGAAAGTTCGGATAAAAAAGCCATTCTCCACGACCTGATGACCGCCTACGGCCAAGACGTCTGGAATTACGCTTACAGCATGACCCGCAAGTGGGATCAGGCTGATGATATTACCCAGGAGGTATTCCTGAAGGTATACCGCAATCTGTATTCCTTCCGGTGCGAATCCTCTGTCAAAACCTGGCTGCTCGCCATCACCCGCAACATGACGCTGGACTACCGCAAATCGGCCTTTCTGCGCAGAGTGACCCTTGTCGACTATTTCCTTCCCGGGAACACGGCACAGGCTTCGGCCGAAGATGAGGTGATGGCGGAGCTGGCCTTGGACGACATGTGGTCCCTGGTGCTCGAGCTGCCGGTCAAATACCGGGAGGTGCTGATTCTCTTCGCGCATCACCAGCTGTCCATGAAGGAGATGGCGGAGGTGCTTGGCGTCAGCGAAGGAACGGTCAAATCCAGACTGTACCATGCCCGCAGCAAAATATCCAAGCTAAAGGAGAGTCGGAGGATTGGATCCGAAGGATAG
- a CDS encoding DUF3048 domain-containing protein has protein sequence MTARNTGLPGKKRCRRAALLLLAGGLLALTAGCSLGGGEEAQPPKPAPVKVQPESDGPAEPAVPSPPPGPKAPLTGLPLGETALARPVMVMINNAPQARPQSGLSDADMLLEVLAEGEITRLVAVYQSSPAVQNPIGPVRSIRPYFIELGKSFGAIQVHAGGSPDGYAKLKKERIDDMDEITNAGPSFWREKSRKAPHNLYTSLEKIRTGAEGRGFTVTGDAALLPAYTFASADAAVQPVSAGGPDGSVEALTLDVTFLVKGYKVGYRYEAGSGRYLRSIDGEPHHDLNNGSQLAAENVIVMGADHKVLDKEGRLDVKLTGGGEALIFQKGRTQKGEWRRGASSEALKFASGGKAVELIPGRTHILIVPNAPDFASHVTYGPTTQP, from the coding sequence ATGACAGCACGCAACACGGGGCTCCCGGGGAAAAAGCGGTGCCGCAGGGCGGCCCTCCTGCTGCTTGCCGGCGGCCTGCTTGCCCTGACGGCGGGCTGCAGCCTTGGCGGCGGGGAAGAGGCACAGCCGCCAAAGCCGGCCCCGGTGAAGGTCCAGCCGGAATCCGACGGACCGGCCGAGCCTGCCGTACCTTCTCCTCCGCCGGGACCGAAGGCTCCGCTGACGGGGCTGCCCCTCGGAGAGACGGCACTCGCGCGCCCGGTGATGGTGATGATCAACAACGCCCCCCAGGCCCGGCCCCAGAGCGGGCTGAGCGATGCGGATATGCTGCTGGAGGTGCTGGCCGAAGGGGAGATCACGCGGCTGGTGGCGGTCTATCAGAGCAGTCCCGCCGTACAGAACCCGATCGGACCGGTACGCAGCATCCGGCCTTATTTTATCGAGCTCGGCAAAAGCTTCGGCGCCATCCAGGTGCACGCGGGAGGCAGCCCGGACGGCTACGCGAAGCTGAAGAAAGAGCGGATCGACGACATGGATGAGATCACCAATGCGGGACCGTCCTTCTGGCGGGAGAAGAGCCGGAAGGCACCGCATAACCTGTACACGAGTCTCGAGAAGATCCGGACGGGCGCCGAGGGGAGAGGCTTCACGGTGACGGGGGACGCGGCTCTGCTTCCGGCTTACACCTTCGCCTCCGCTGACGCGGCAGTGCAGCCGGTCTCCGCCGGCGGGCCGGACGGTTCAGTGGAGGCCTTAACGCTGGACGTCACGTTCCTCGTCAAGGGTTACAAGGTCGGCTACCGCTATGAGGCCGGGAGCGGGCGGTATCTGCGCTCCATTGACGGCGAACCGCACCACGATCTCAACAACGGCAGCCAGCTTGCTGCCGAGAATGTGATCGTTATGGGGGCCGATCATAAGGTGCTCGACAAGGAAGGACGGCTCGACGTCAAGCTGACCGGCGGCGGAGAAGCACTGATCTTCCAGAAGGGCCGGACGCAGAAGGGGGAGTGGCGCCGGGGCGCGTCGTCCGAAGCCCTCAAGTTCGCGAGCGGGGGAAAGGCGGTCGAGCTGATCCCGGGCCGGACGCATATTCTCATCGTGCCGAATGCGCCGGACTTCGCTTCCCACGTGACGTACGGTCCCACCACGCAGCCCTGA
- a CDS encoding sugar phosphate isomerase/epimerase family protein encodes MKLSVFTVVTPDLTPEELAQAAKEAGIEGIEWRYKEIPAEAQEEPPSFWRRNLCSIDPRSTEEELDRFAKAASGHGLRSLSVMPYLTPGDLEGTEKAMKAAKRLGASAIRVGVPGYDRTKNYNELYEEEIAYLHGVEELARRYKVKGLVETHHRTIAPSAGLTHRLVSRFDPAAVGVLYDPGNMIHEGYENFRLGLELLGPYLAHVHVKNTGWKPESRRENGKREWSSYWEPVSGGIVDWKQVLADLAAVGYDGYLGLEDFSGTFGSRELLQVYAQDMKELLAGL; translated from the coding sequence ATGAAATTGTCCGTATTCACCGTCGTTACCCCGGACCTGACGCCGGAAGAGCTGGCGCAGGCCGCGAAGGAAGCGGGGATCGAAGGCATCGAGTGGCGGTATAAGGAGATTCCTGCGGAGGCGCAGGAGGAGCCGCCTTCGTTTTGGCGCCGCAATCTCTGCTCCATTGATCCCCGGAGCACGGAAGAGGAGCTCGACCGGTTCGCGAAGGCCGCATCCGGGCACGGGCTGCGGAGCCTCTCCGTCATGCCTTATTTGACCCCCGGAGATCTCGAAGGGACGGAGAAGGCCATGAAGGCCGCTAAGCGGCTGGGGGCTTCCGCGATCCGCGTCGGCGTACCGGGATATGACCGCACGAAAAATTACAATGAGCTTTATGAAGAGGAGATCGCCTATCTGCACGGGGTGGAGGAGCTGGCACGCCGCTACAAGGTGAAGGGCCTGGTGGAAACGCACCACCGCACCATCGCGCCCAGCGCAGGACTGACCCATCGTCTCGTATCCCGGTTCGACCCGGCCGCCGTCGGGGTCCTGTACGATCCCGGCAATATGATTCATGAAGGCTATGAGAACTTCCGCCTCGGTCTGGAGCTGCTTGGGCCGTACCTCGCTCACGTCCATGTCAAGAACACCGGGTGGAAGCCGGAGAGCCGGCGGGAGAACGGGAAGCGGGAATGGAGCTCTTACTGGGAGCCGGTGAGCGGGGGGATCGTCGACTGGAAGCAGGTGCTTGCCGATCTGGCGGCGGTAGGCTATGACGGCTACCTGGGTCTGGAAGACTTCAGCGGAACGTTCGGATCAAGGGAGCTGCTGCAGGTATACGCACAGGACATGAAGGAACTGCTGGCCGGTCTCTGA
- a CDS encoding dioxygenase, translating to MYPTLFLAHGTPLLAAEDLPYTRFLRNLGRHLPRPEGIVVVSAHWESPLQLISGASRHETLHDFFGYPEEAYAVTYPGQGDILLSLQIRKELAAEGIASEIDDARGLDHGVWSLLHWMYPAADIPVVALSVHPRLAPEEPYRIGQALHALRDKGILVIGSGGTVHNPPLLQWDSSMVDRWALEFDEWLGERIGVWDLEALFDYENRAPHAKLAAPTREHLYPLFLAMGLADRKRKARLLHQEYQYGSLSLTGWMFG from the coding sequence ATGTATCCGACCCTGTTTTTGGCTCACGGCACCCCGCTGCTCGCAGCCGAGGACCTGCCTTACACGCGGTTCCTCCGCAACCTCGGCAGGCATCTGCCGAGACCGGAGGGCATCGTAGTCGTCAGCGCCCATTGGGAAAGTCCGCTTCAGCTGATTTCGGGCGCATCGCGCCACGAGACGCTGCATGACTTCTTCGGCTACCCGGAAGAGGCGTATGCCGTCACCTACCCGGGGCAGGGCGATATCCTGCTCAGTCTGCAGATCCGGAAGGAGCTCGCAGCCGAAGGGATCGCCTCGGAGATCGACGATGCCCGCGGGCTCGACCACGGCGTCTGGTCGCTCCTTCACTGGATGTACCCGGCCGCGGACATTCCCGTCGTGGCCCTGTCGGTTCATCCGAGGCTGGCGCCGGAGGAACCGTACCGGATTGGCCAGGCGCTGCACGCTCTCCGGGACAAGGGTATCCTTGTCATCGGCAGCGGAGGGACCGTACATAATCCCCCGCTGCTGCAGTGGGATTCCTCCATGGTGGACCGCTGGGCCCTGGAGTTCGACGAATGGCTCGGAGAGCGGATCGGCGTCTGGGATCTGGAAGCCCTGTTCGACTACGAGAACCGGGCGCCTCATGCCAAGCTTGCCGCCCCGACGCGGGAGCATCTCTATCCGCTCTTCCTGGCAATGGGGCTGGCTGACCGGAAGCGCAAGGCCAGGCTGCTGCACCAGGAGTACCAGTACGGCTCGCTGAGCCTGACGGGTTGGATGTTCGGGTAG
- a CDS encoding DinB family protein encodes MSETNRILKDLELLIGQYEEALGRYTPEQLHRQPSPEAWSVGQVYTHLLNTAFHMQMRAITACRNGEGQPEGSKSEAGEAVFRLGAFPPIKIAVPPTDAYTPPNTEEADSLRARLEKLRGECREVEAQLAAIPADRRVPHPRLGAMNAVEWFALIEMHFRHHLRQQRELDSFLGLESA; translated from the coding sequence ATGAGCGAAACGAACCGCATTCTGAAGGACCTTGAACTCTTGATCGGACAGTATGAGGAAGCCCTCGGCCGCTATACCCCCGAGCAGCTGCACCGGCAGCCATCCCCTGAGGCCTGGTCGGTCGGTCAGGTCTATACGCACCTGCTCAATACGGCCTTTCATATGCAGATGAGAGCCATAACGGCCTGCCGGAACGGAGAAGGCCAGCCGGAGGGAAGCAAGAGCGAAGCGGGAGAAGCGGTCTTCCGTCTGGGCGCCTTCCCGCCGATCAAAATCGCCGTGCCTCCGACGGACGCGTACACGCCGCCCAATACCGAAGAGGCGGATTCGCTGCGTGCCCGTCTGGAGAAGCTGAGGGGAGAGTGCCGCGAGGTTGAGGCGCAGCTCGCGGCCATCCCGGCAGACCGCCGCGTTCCCCATCCGCGGCTGGGGGCGATGAATGCCGTAGAATGGTTCGCCCTGATCGAAATGCACTTCCGTCACCACCTCCGGCAGCAGCGGGAACTGGACTCCTTCCTCGGCCTCGAGAGCGCCTAA
- a CDS encoding helix-turn-helix transcriptional regulator, whose amino-acid sequence MNRTDRLMAMLLELQKRRRVRAEDLAELFETSVRTVYRDMQALSEAGVPVVAVPGLGYSLMEGYFLPPLSFRAEEAATLLLGSDAVLRLLGEVYREAGQAARAKLEAVLPAEVREEFEAVRGRLRFRWLPQTEEKLDQLNLAVREERAVRFRYTGRARLQEGRNGPGELREVEPYGLVHSQGSWYLIGHCLLRGGLRQFRLERMEELQMTGRTFARPADFDLQRYTPSGDRPVQVVVRLSGEAAARYKESPSFFYVTHVLEEPDTGTLLLTLQVRYELEILPWLLGWGAGAVVLEPPSLGRRVAEEAHRMFSLYESPANFLT is encoded by the coding sequence ATGAACCGGACCGACCGGTTAATGGCGATGCTGCTGGAGCTGCAGAAGCGGCGCCGGGTACGGGCCGAGGACCTGGCCGAGCTGTTCGAAACCAGTGTCCGGACCGTATACCGGGATATGCAGGCCCTGAGCGAAGCGGGAGTGCCGGTGGTGGCTGTGCCGGGCCTCGGCTACTCCCTGATGGAAGGCTATTTCCTGCCGCCGCTATCCTTCCGGGCCGAGGAAGCGGCAACCCTGCTCCTCGGAAGCGATGCGGTTCTGCGGCTGCTGGGAGAGGTCTACCGGGAAGCCGGGCAGGCCGCCCGGGCCAAGCTGGAAGCCGTGCTGCCCGCGGAGGTCCGCGAGGAGTTCGAAGCCGTACGGGGCAGGCTGCGCTTCCGGTGGCTTCCTCAGACGGAAGAGAAGCTGGACCAGCTCAATCTGGCTGTCCGGGAGGAACGGGCCGTCCGCTTCCGGTATACCGGAAGGGCGCGGCTGCAGGAAGGAAGAAACGGGCCGGGCGAGCTGCGGGAGGTGGAGCCTTATGGGCTCGTCCATTCGCAGGGCAGCTGGTATCTCATCGGTCACTGTCTGCTGCGCGGCGGGCTGAGGCAGTTCCGTCTGGAGCGGATGGAGGAGCTGCAGATGACCGGCCGGACGTTCGCCCGTCCGGCGGACTTCGATCTTCAGCGGTATACCCCGTCCGGTGACCGGCCGGTCCAAGTCGTGGTCCGGCTGTCGGGCGAAGCGGCTGCACGCTATAAGGAATCTCCGAGCTTCTTCTATGTCACGCATGTGCTGGAGGAGCCGGATACCGGAACCCTGCTGCTTACGCTGCAGGTACGCTATGAGCTTGAAATTCTCCCGTGGCTGCTTGGCTGGGGAGCGGGAGCGGTCGTGCTGGAGCCGCCGAGCCTCGGCAGGCGGGTGGCCGAAGAGGCACATAGGATGTTCAGCTTGTACGAGAGCCCTGCGAACTTCCTGACATAA
- the trxA gene encoding thioredoxin has product MSIVSITKEEQFESAIAQGVVLVDFWAPWCGPCKMIAPVLEELGGKLGDTLSIVKVNVDDNPDTAGKYGIMSIPTLKLFKDGREVGTQVGFVPLAQLEAWVREQL; this is encoded by the coding sequence ATGTCTATCGTATCCATTACCAAAGAAGAGCAGTTCGAGTCGGCCATCGCACAGGGGGTAGTTCTCGTGGACTTCTGGGCGCCGTGGTGCGGACCGTGCAAAATGATCGCTCCCGTGCTGGAAGAGCTCGGCGGAAAGCTTGGCGATACGCTCTCCATCGTGAAGGTCAACGTGGATGACAATCCCGACACGGCCGGCAAATACGGCATCATGAGCATCCCGACCCTGAAGCTGTTCAAAGACGGCCGGGAAGTGGGGACGCAGGTGGGATTCGTGCCGCTGGCCCAGCTGGAAGCCTGGGTTCGCGAGCAGCTGTAA
- a CDS encoding RrF2 family transcriptional regulator has protein sequence MNSEFTIAVHSLVLLAYRPDHMATSDVIAHNVCTHPARVRKVMACLKKRGYVATKEGSGGGFILSCNPDEVTLAEIYRVTSIGSIKPSWCSGSVEEECLIACNISGVMDGIFTEAEEGMLQYLERLTLREVLDRLKTAQREKR, from the coding sequence TTGAACAGCGAATTCACGATTGCGGTACACAGTCTCGTACTTCTCGCCTACCGGCCGGATCACATGGCTACCAGCGATGTCATCGCCCACAATGTCTGCACGCACCCCGCCCGGGTACGCAAGGTCATGGCCTGCCTGAAGAAGAGAGGCTATGTGGCGACGAAGGAAGGCAGCGGAGGGGGATTCATTCTCAGCTGTAATCCGGACGAAGTAACCCTGGCCGAGATTTACCGGGTTACCTCCATCGGCTCGATCAAGCCGTCATGGTGCTCCGGCAGTGTGGAGGAAGAGTGCTTGATCGCCTGCAACATCTCGGGCGTCATGGACGGCATCTTCACGGAAGCGGAGGAAGGCATGCTGCAGTACCTGGAGCGTCTAACGCTGCGCGAGGTGCTCGACCGGTTGAAGACCGCCCAGCGGGAGAAGCGCTAA
- a CDS encoding ABC transporter substrate-binding protein → MQRFTGMIGKKSSLLLALVMMLSVFLTACGSKPAEQAAPSTAGGTENKTAAEGPRKIKHVMGETEVPAAPKRVVILTNEGTEALLSLGIKPVGAVKSWTGSPWYDHIKSEMEGVTVVGEESQPNLELIASLKPDLIIGNKMRQEKVYDQLKAIAPTVFSETLRGEWKNNYRLYAETVGKKDEGEKVIADFDKRIADIKAKAGDKLNQKVSVVRFMAGKTRIYLQDTFTGIIFNQLGIKRPENKYKDTFVEEITKERLPEVDADMLFYFTYETGDNKASQQEQDWLNDALWKNLNVVKAGKVHKVNDAIWNTAGGVKAANLLLDDLAKIYEIK, encoded by the coding sequence ATGCAACGTTTTACAGGAATGATCGGCAAAAAATCTTCACTGCTCCTCGCCCTCGTCATGATGCTGTCCGTCTTTCTGACGGCATGCGGATCGAAACCGGCCGAGCAGGCCGCACCAAGCACAGCCGGAGGTACGGAAAACAAGACGGCTGCGGAAGGCCCGCGTAAAATCAAGCACGTCATGGGGGAAACCGAAGTTCCGGCCGCTCCGAAGCGCGTCGTGATCCTGACCAATGAAGGCACGGAAGCCCTGCTCTCCCTCGGGATCAAGCCGGTAGGTGCCGTCAAGTCCTGGACAGGTAGCCCATGGTATGATCATATCAAGTCCGAGATGGAAGGCGTAACGGTAGTAGGGGAAGAGAGCCAGCCGAACCTCGAGCTGATCGCATCCCTGAAGCCGGACCTCATCATCGGGAACAAGATGCGCCAAGAGAAAGTGTACGACCAGCTGAAGGCTATTGCTCCAACCGTCTTCTCCGAAACGCTCCGCGGCGAGTGGAAGAACAACTACCGCCTCTATGCGGAAACGGTAGGCAAGAAGGATGAAGGCGAGAAGGTGATCGCCGATTTCGACAAGCGGATCGCCGACATCAAGGCGAAGGCGGGCGACAAGCTGAACCAGAAGGTATCCGTAGTCCGCTTCATGGCCGGCAAGACGAGAATCTACCTGCAGGATACGTTCACGGGTATTATTTTCAACCAACTCGGCATCAAGCGCCCGGAGAACAAGTACAAGGATACGTTCGTAGAGGAAATCACAAAGGAGCGTCTGCCTGAAGTGGATGCCGACATGCTCTTCTACTTCACGTACGAAACCGGGGACAACAAAGCCAGCCAGCAGGAGCAGGATTGGCTGAACGATGCGCTCTGGAAGAACCTGAACGTGGTGAAGGCAGGCAAAGTGCACAAAGTCAATGACGCCATCTGGAATACGGCGGGCGGTGTCAAAGCAGCCAACCTGTTGCTCGATGACCTCGCCAAGATTTATGAAATTAAATAA
- a CDS encoding FecCD family ABC transporter permease, protein MHNERSLAFKVTWLLVSAIVLALVMLSSVMFGIQTYSWEQIVSAYSRFDGSNEHLIITTARMPRALIAAAVGASLAVAGALMQAITRNPLASPSVFGVNAGAAFAIVLSVTVWNASSLSEFVWIAFAGAAISSLAVYVLGSIGRDGLTPMKITLAGSAISAFFASLTQGLLLGSGKAFDQVLFWLVGSVAGRTMEMLHSVLPYMAAAMVGALLLASHINVLSMGEDVAKGLGQRTILIKALTALVIVLLAGGSVAVAGPIVFVGIIVPHIVRFVVGIDHRWVLPYCAVFGALLLTGADVGARFIAMPKEVHVGVTTAIIGVPFFVYIARKGGQLR, encoded by the coding sequence ATGCACAACGAACGTTCTCTTGCCTTCAAAGTCACCTGGCTTCTCGTCTCAGCCATTGTCCTGGCGCTCGTTATGCTCTCCAGCGTCATGTTCGGCATCCAGACGTACAGCTGGGAACAGATCGTCTCGGCCTACAGCCGCTTCGACGGTTCCAACGAGCATCTTATCATCACGACGGCTCGGATGCCCCGTGCCCTGATTGCGGCGGCCGTCGGAGCTTCGCTGGCCGTCGCCGGCGCGCTGATGCAGGCGATTACCCGCAACCCGCTGGCGTCGCCAAGCGTCTTCGGCGTCAACGCGGGAGCCGCGTTTGCGATCGTCCTGTCCGTTACCGTATGGAACGCCTCATCGCTGTCCGAGTTTGTCTGGATCGCCTTCGCAGGGGCGGCCATCAGCTCGCTGGCCGTGTATGTGCTCGGCTCCATCGGACGCGACGGGCTGACGCCGATGAAGATCACGCTGGCCGGCTCGGCCATCTCGGCCTTCTTCGCGTCGCTGACTCAGGGTCTGCTGCTCGGCAGCGGCAAAGCGTTCGACCAGGTGCTCTTCTGGCTCGTCGGCTCCGTGGCCGGCCGCACCATGGAGATGCTTCACTCCGTCCTGCCTTATATGGCGGCCGCGATGGTCGGCGCCCTGCTGCTGGCCTCACACATCAACGTCCTGTCGATGGGCGAGGATGTCGCCAAGGGCCTCGGCCAACGGACAATCCTGATCAAGGCGCTGACGGCGCTGGTGATCGTTCTGCTCGCCGGCGGCTCGGTCGCCGTGGCCGGGCCGATCGTCTTCGTGGGCATTATCGTGCCGCACATCGTGCGCTTCGTCGTCGGCATCGACCACCGCTGGGTGCTGCCCTACTGCGCCGTGTTTGGCGCGCTTCTGCTGACCGGCGCGGATGTCGGCGCCCGCTTCATCGCCATGCCGAAGGAAGTGCATGTCGGCGTAACCACGGCGATCATCGGCGTGCCTTTCTTCGTGTACATCGCACGGAAGGGAGGCCAGCTCCGATGA
- a CDS encoding FecCD family ABC transporter permease has protein sequence MNRKSRYMTLRGSAYSFLISRRAVLITVLLLIALLAAVVLCTGIGSVFIPPAEVIRAILGTGTDASETIVRSLRLPRIVIGVLIGAALAVSGAILQGVVRNPLASPDTIGVTGGATLGAVSFFFFLTERVSIAWLPVAAIAGAFLAMVLVYGLSWKNGVTPLRLVLIGIGFSAAMSSLSHMMMLTGPVVVANKALTFMTGSIYGVSWEKDVLILLPYVVVLLPLVLLYSRHINIQELGEEIALSVGSAVQRQRLLLLLFSVALAGAAGAFGGAITFIGLMAPHMARKLVGPSFGALLPVSALLGALILLGADLVGRTAFSPLDIPAGVFTAAIGAPFFVYLLYRSRNR, from the coding sequence ATGAACCGCAAAAGCCGCTACATGACCCTCCGGGGCAGTGCTTACTCGTTCCTGATCAGCCGCAGGGCCGTGCTCATCACCGTACTGCTGCTGATCGCCCTGCTCGCCGCCGTCGTACTCTGCACGGGTATCGGCAGTGTCTTCATCCCGCCGGCCGAGGTCATCCGCGCGATCCTCGGCACGGGAACGGATGCGAGCGAGACGATCGTCCGCTCCCTGCGCCTGCCGCGCATCGTGATCGGCGTGCTGATCGGCGCCGCGCTCGCCGTATCGGGAGCGATTCTGCAGGGCGTGGTCCGCAACCCGCTGGCGTCGCCCGATACGATCGGTGTCACGGGCGGGGCTACGCTCGGTGCCGTCTCATTCTTCTTCTTTCTGACCGAGCGGGTCAGCATCGCCTGGCTGCCGGTGGCCGCGATTGCCGGCGCCTTCCTGGCTATGGTCCTTGTCTACGGCCTGTCATGGAAGAACGGCGTTACACCGCTGCGTCTCGTGCTCATCGGCATCGGTTTCTCGGCCGCCATGAGCTCGCTATCCCACATGATGATGCTGACCGGTCCGGTCGTCGTGGCGAACAAAGCGCTGACGTTCATGACCGGAAGCATCTACGGCGTATCCTGGGAGAAGGACGTGTTGATCCTCCTCCCCTATGTTGTCGTCCTGCTGCCGCTGGTGCTGCTCTACTCGCGGCACATCAATATCCAGGAGCTCGGCGAAGAGATCGCCCTCAGCGTAGGCAGCGCCGTCCAGCGCCAGCGCCTGCTGCTCCTGCTGTTCAGCGTGGCCCTGGCCGGTGCGGCCGGCGCCTTCGGCGGCGCGATCACCTTCATCGGGCTGATGGCGCCGCACATGGCCCGTAAGCTTGTAGGTCCAAGCTTCGGCGCGCTGCTGCCGGTCTCCGCCCTGCTCGGGGCCCTGATCCTGCTCGGCGCCGATCTCGTCGGGCGCACAGCGTTCTCGCCGCTTGATATTCCGGCCGGCGTCTTCACCGCCGCGATCGGCGCGCCGTTCTTTGTCTACCTGCTCTACCGCAGCCGGAACCGGTAA